From the candidate division KSB1 bacterium genome, the window GGTGAACATGGTATTCCAGCCGGGTATTAAACGTAACGGAATGAAAAATCACAAGTTTGTCTTGATAAGCCTTTTCCTCCGAACCGTATAGCCTGGGCACATCCGTAACTTTAACGCCGATAAATTCATTTTCCTTTAAGTCAGCCACACTTTTGCTGCCAAAAGGATAAATGACATAGGCATGTTCAAAATCCGGCGCGGTTTCCGGCAGGGATGTTTTGGCCAGGGAGCATGCTGTCAAATGTTCGTTCAGTTCTCGAATGCCCTGGTTGTTTTTGGCAATACCCACATACAATAACTCCTGGCCGTTCCTGAACTCGATGCCCAGCAAAGGTTTTATATTGGCTTTTTTACAGGCCAAATAAAAATCGAAGCACGCCGAAGTATTGTTGATATCTGTTAAGGCAAGGACTTCTACGCCTTTGGCCTGGGCTTCAGATGCCAATCGCTCCGGCGATAGCGTGCCGTAGCGCATGCTGTAGTATGTGTGACAGTTTAAATGCATCGTGTTTTCAAAAAAAATCCGAAATCCGAATCACGAATTCCTAAACAAATTCCAAATCTTAATCTCCAATGTTGCAAACCTTATGAAACCAATTCTTCATTCTACTAAGTGTCTGACCGAAAACCTGCTCATCAATGTCATTCCGGCAATCTTTAGGCCGGAATCTCGTTATTTCAGGCAGGGAATTCCCGCTTAAAACATGCGGGAATGACAGAAAAGGTTGTTTTCGTTTAGACACTAATCGAATGTTAATCTCCTGGTTCGTTTCTGATTTAGGATTTATGTAATTAGAATTTGTTTAGAATTTCGATATTCGAGCTTAGAATTTTCAAATATTCTCCATTATTTATTTTTGTTTAAACATCTTCGTGACTTCTGTGTCTCTGTGACCGGCCTTTACTGAGGATGCCCGCCTGATTGCATTTGCACCATATCGTACCTTGATGCGATCAATGGCCTGGTAAAGCTTGATTACCCGGTCGTTGTCATCGAACAAATCGATCTGGTCATAACCCGGCACCAGGTGACTGAACTTTACCCCAACCAGGCGAAGCAGCATTCTCCGTTTGTATGCCTTATCAAAAAGTCCCATTGTTTTTTCGATGAGCACATGATCGTGGGCCGTGTAGGATACCCTGGCTTGCACCGTATGGGTATCAAAATTTGAATAGCGGATTTTCACCGAAACGCAGGACGTCAATTTTCGTGATCTGCGCAGGTCAAAGGCCAGGCGTTCCACCATGCCCAAAAGGATCGATTTGAGCTTAGCGATGTCGGTGGTATCCCTTTCGAACGTTCGTTCGGTGGACATGGATTTGGCATCCGAGTACGGAACCACCGGGGTATTATCGATACCATTGGCTCGCTGCCACAAGATAATCCCGTTTTTGCCGAACACCCGTTCCATCATATCGACAGGGATTTCGCTCAACGTTGCGATTTTTCGTACTCCCATGTTGATCAGCAATTGGTTGGTTTTCTTGCCGACCATGGGCATCTTGGCAATCGAAAGCGGGGCAATGAATTCTCTTTCTCGGCCCGTTTCCACCTCCAATTGGCCGTCCGGCTTCACCTCTCCTGTAGCGATCTTGGCAACGGTTTTATTCACCGATAGCCCGAATGTAATGGGCAGTCCAATCTCCTTGCGTACGGTTTTCTTAAAATCCACCGCCCATTTGTAACAGCCAAAGAATCGTTCCATGCCGGTAAGCTCCACATAAAACTCGTCGATGGAAGATTTTTCGAACAGGGGCGCTCTTTCGGTAATGGCCTCCGTGACCATATCGGAATAGCGGGTGTAGGCATCAAAATCGCCGGAGATCACCTGAATTTCCGGGCACAGGTATTTGGCTACTTTCATCGGCATTGCAGAACGGACGCCAAATTGCCGCGCTTCGTAACTGGAGCAGGCCACCACCGCCCGGTCGCTGTTGCCGCCGATTACAATGGGTCTGCCAATCAGTTCCCTGTTGT encodes:
- the dinB gene encoding DNA polymerase IV, which produces MNSNNRHIVHLDLDSFFVSVERLHNRELIGRPIVIGGNSDRAVVACSSYEARQFGVRSAMPMKVAKYLCPEIQVISGDFDAYTRYSDMVTEAITERAPLFEKSSIDEFYVELTGMERFFGCYKWAVDFKKTVRKEIGLPITFGLSVNKTVAKIATGEVKPDGQLEVETGREREFIAPLSIAKMPMVGKKTNQLLINMGVRKIATLSEIPVDMMERVFGKNGIILWQRANGIDNTPVVPYSDAKSMSTERTFERDTTDIAKLKSILLGMVERLAFDLRRSRKLTSCVSVKIRYSNFDTHTVQARVSYTAHDHVLIEKTMGLFDKAYKRRMLLRLVGVKFSHLVPGYDQIDLFDDNDRVIKLYQAIDRIKVRYGANAIRRASSVKAGHRDTEVTKMFKQK